A window from Gossypium raimondii isolate GPD5lz chromosome 7, ASM2569854v1, whole genome shotgun sequence encodes these proteins:
- the LOC105763020 gene encoding trans-Golgi network-localized SYP41-interacting protein 1 isoform X5 — protein MNQLDRGGETKFEFDGRLTLSEHGECDEPLEGATPGITSMEGASNETEEAISRDASIVSTGASSSSWADGSLAASSQLTNEQAPDVIPYSPVKEEQEMCPSFSDYGEGKSLEGNQQYLPEVSFVSEDLGHERSLQMTGLISSNLILSLARGGTPVKLSQLVEAIRSLDEDEYSLLLNSHESVSLEIIGTDNLSPSYHPDIFEKLKEELYLTSFSKDIFYLKLSELSDLHMESERRCHQLLDEISLLHSSINKVHETNACLGEELAQCRSELQISGSGREELQNELNTALLQIEEFSSRANELQSSLVRSQEDLTSLFSELSEYKNQVATLQADNVNLNRTVDSLTDERSTLAQEKESSLLENEKLLLELARYKDLVITSQVESEQLNMNLASLTEERKVLVDEKMLSLQENEKLRTELADCKSLISTLQVEHANIINLAIMSEERIKLEEEELLAQGKEKAALDLEECKDLLASLQLEKSKLNGELAFVTEERKKLEEDKDYFIHENESLASELLVLQEQLTRQNGEQMQLEAELKVLTVRLEKLMEENSFLNASLDVHKAKLVETDSRGNQNIEGGSQVKGLGVSREVLENAANYEPSCLIPLKQDPDESTVVLEKPGPNDVGGSSLVLLEQEVFDDSSGFLVLKGHLKEAERILQNLEMTIEQMHSHSVSLQHSISKSAAPGVSNLTKASERQVHHDEPEVERRDLPEYQLLGDLFNSTKDVTENLRAVLKLLGQDADDASFLCRGERDCRKSASFTFQEHRVLHETLKEYSDILHASNIELGVLYEASKQHAYGIEAKYNELKVLHEALKQQESSLSSENAELGKKLSEYLLKLTEMQSQFSDLKQRSDDTTSALNQQFKNSQKEAAERALMPELESRSMVTQIVETVRRLDLSVGQVSNFSFSDNSSDISDLNSQLATSVDSAINNIRELQEQLEIAHAGHDAILNSYKEVDEKYNDLHRNNEFMVGMLHELYNDLKKLVIDSCVLVGEPEMNTQVEKLADPLDYSKYKIFIEQLENVLGERLQLQSVNDQLNLEMMNRTRDVVEMSRECLHSNAIQKLIEQVENVVKLDDSETDSDRTPGSHLELLVCLLVKKYKDIDQQVSNRGEDLGSKMIGLTEVEEKIHQLDALRLQQEFEILTLKESLRQKEEALQTAHSELLKKVSEIEQSEQRVSSVREKLSIAVAKGKGLVVQRDGLKQSLAETSAELERLSQELQVKDAQLQELEIKLKTYSEAGERVEALESELSYIRNSATALRESFLLKDSVLQRIEEILEDLDLPEHFHSRDIIEKVDWLARSTTDNSLPAPDWEQKSSVVGSYSDAGFVTVDTWKEDAQPTLSSGDDWRRKYEDLESKFYGLAEQNEMLEQSLMERNHLVQRWEELLGRIDMPSQMRSMEPEEKIEWLGGALSEANHDKNSLQKKIDDLQNYFGSVAADLEESEKRISNLESDLQSVALEREHLSERLDALTSDNHNLAAKATQFEVENEKLQIKVSGLKEELDKRIEEEEENLLKMEGEIRRLQYLVCDVLEDPEAKDLGSGGSSTASLEGLLKKLIENYTNLKSVNPEPVDIEINQTKLCDPTLDQAESRDALTGQEDVASLKKELEEVQHDLMQVKEERDEYFGKHQSLLHEVQALERKGEELQGLLNQEEQKSASVREKLNVAVRKGKSLVQQRDGLKKTIEEMNAELGRLKSELSNQENALADYELKMRDFSTYPKRVEALEADNLFLRNHLTETERMLEEKRHTLNGILNAIADIDAGVEIDTFDPVEKLGQIGKVCHDLHASVSSSKQESQKSKRAAELLLAELNEVQERNDGLQEDLAKISVELTEVMKDREVAEAAKLEVLSRLEELSTVHSEGKRKQYSELMMLQSCVNEVTKGFNDIQNLLCSTFMKDLEFLQNLEVNIKSCLEGDDAQDVAGLPYSISSDLEDKVNFQSTDTSSIANIQEPVDDNAIVEVCSSIWHHLQDLTTEITALKEKFIGCSKSLHEQGYSLWNLVGILHGERNSQKESFEAMRRNIMHLESIGKEKDMEMVVLRRNVGLLYEACANLVLEIENGKAELLGNSSTTADLELAGALALGGQNRVLSEEQIKTMADKLLSTMKDFLSMQYQIAEGSQREMKITVENLRKELQEKDIQKDQICAELVGQTKLAEAAAMNYSRDLQLSRTLVHDLEKELEVVKEENKSLQQRVKELQDVQANSVELHDRVKSLTDVLSSKDQEIEALMQALDEEEVQMEELTKKNEELEKVLQQKNIDLENLEASQGKVVKKLSITVSKFDELRDLSQSLLTKIEQLQSELQDRDAEISFLRQEVTRCTDDLLAASQMSSKRESNEIHEFLTWFEGIVSCVGLPHLHFDMKDIQVPEYKEIIQKKLSSITSELEDLRVAAQSRDELLQAERTKVEELTRMEETLKKTLQEKESLLNLLEGAGDVDHAASANSEIVQVEPVINKWAVPGTSTASQVRSLRKVNNDQVAIHIDSDDVSNTRLEDEDEDKVHGFKSLTTSRIVPRFTRPVSDMIDGLWVSCDRALMRQPALRLAIMIYWAILHSLLAAFVF, from the exons ATGAACCAGCTTGATAGAGGTGGTGAAACAAAGTTTGAATTTGATGGTAGGCTTACTTTGTCTGAGCATGGTGAATGTGATGAACCTCTTGAAGGGGCTACTCCAGGAATAACTAGCATGGAGGGGGCATCCAATGAGACAGAGGAGGCCATTAGCAGAGATGCTAGCATTGTATCTACTGGGGCATCTAGCAGTTCCTGGGCAGATGGAAGTTTGGCTGCTAGTTCTCAATTGACAAATGAACAGGCCCCAGATGTAATACCTTATTCACCTGTCAAAGAAGAACAAGAAATGTGTCCTTCATTTTCTGATTACGGTGAGGGCAAGAGTTTAGAAGGAAATCAACAATACTTACCAGAGGTCTCCTTTGTGTCTGAAGATCTAGGTCATGAAAGATCTCTTCAGATGACAGGATTGATTTCATCAAATCTGATTCTGTCTCTTGCCAGAGGTGGTACTCCAGTCAAACTCTCTCAGCTAGTAGAGGCGATAAGAAGTCTTGATGAAGATGAATATAGTCTTTTGCTGAACTCTCACGAATCGGTTTCCCTTGAAATAATTGGGACCGATAATCTATCACCTTCCTACCATCCAGATATATTCGAGAAATTAAAAGAGGAGTTGTATCTCACAAGTTTttcaaaagatatattttacttaaagcTTTCTGAGCTGTCAGATCTGCATATGGAATCTGAACGGCGTTGTCATCAGCTTCTTGATGAAATATCTCTTCTTCATTCTTCCATCAACAAGGTTCATGAGACGAATGCCTGCCTTGGAGAAGAGCTAGCACAATGTAGGTCTGAACTCCAGATTTCTGGAAGTGGAAGGGAGGAGTTGCAGAACGAACTTAATACTGCTTTGTTGCAAATTGAGGAATTTTCTTCTAGAGCAAATGAGTTGCAGAGCAGCCTGGTAAGGTCACAAGAGGATTTAACAAGCCTTTTTTCTGAATTGTCTGAGTACAAGAATCAGGTGGCCACTTTACAGGCAGATAATGTGAACTTGAATAGGACTGTTGATTCTCTGACTGATGAGAGAAGCACACTTGCACAGGAAAAGGAATCTTCTCTCCTTGAGAATGAAAAACTGTTACTGGAGTTAGCTAGATACAAGGACTTGGTGATAACTTCCCAGGTGGAGAGTGAGCAGTTAAACATGAATCTTGCTTCGCTGACAGAGGAGAGAAAGGTACTTGTGGATGAGAAAATGTTGTCCCTTCAGGAAAATGAGAAGCTACGGACAGAATTAGCTGATTGCAAGAGCTTGATTTCAACTTTACAGGTGGAACATGCTAACATAATCAATCTTGCTATAATGTCGGAAGAAAGAATAAAGCTTGAAGAAGAGGAGTTGCTTGCACAAGGGAAAGAGAAAGCTGCTCTTGATTTGGAAGAGTGTAAAGATTTGTTGGCTTCTTTACAACTTGAAAAATCCAAATTGAATGGTGAACTTGCTTTTGTTACAGAGGAGAGAAAGAAGCTTGAGGAGGACAAGGATTATTTCATCCATGAGAATGAGAGCCTTGCTTCTGAGCTCCTTGTTCTTCAAGAGCAGTTAACTAGACAGAATGGGGAACAGATGCAACTTGAGGCTGAACTAAAAGTATTAACAGTACGCCTAGAGAAGCTAATGGAGGAAAATAGTTTTCTCAATGCCAGTTTGGATGTGCATAAGGCCAAGTTAGTGGAAACTGATAGTAGGGGAAACCAGAATATTGAAGGCGGGAGTCAAGTAAAAGGTCTGGGTGTGAGTAGGGAGGTCCTTGAAAATGCTGCCAACTATGAACCTTCCTGCCTTATACCTTTGAAGCAGGATCCTGACGAATCTACTGTGGTATTGGAGAAACCTGGACCTAATGATGTTGGTGGGTCATCACTTGTGCTGCTTGAACAGGAAGTGTTTGATGATTCTTCTGGTTTTCTAGTCCTGAAGGGACACTTGAAGGAGGCTGAGAGAATATTGCAAAACCTTGAAATGACAATTGAACAGATGCACTCTCATTCAGTCTCATTACAGCACTCCATCAGTAAATCAGCTGCACCAGGAGTATCAAATCTAACTAAAGCCTCTGAACGGCAGGTGCATCATGATGAACCTGAGGTTGAGAGGAGAGATTTGCCTGAATATCAGTTACTGGGAGACCTGTTTAATTCAACTAAAGACGTAACAGAAAATTTAAGAGCTGTGCTTAAGCTCTTGGGTCAAGATGCTGATGATGCCAGTTTTCTTTGTAGAGGAGAGAGGGATTGTAGAAAATCTGCTAGTTTCACATTTCAAGAGCACAGGGTTCTACATGAAACTTTGAAGGAATACAGCGATATTCTCCACGCATCCAACATTGAACTGGGGGTTCTGTATGAAGCTTCTAAGCAACATGCTTATGGCATTGAAGCTAAGTACAATGAACTTAAGGTTCTCCATGAAGCTCTAAAGCAGCAAGAAAGTAGCCTCAGTTCGGAAAATGCTGAGCTTGGCAAGAAGTTGAGTGAGTATCTGTTGAAACTTACTGAAATGCAGAGTCAATTCTCTGATTTAAAGCAAAGGTCAGATGATACTACTTCTGCTTTAAATCAACAGTTCAAAAATTCACAGAAGGAAGCAGCTGAGAGGGCTTTGATGCCTGAACTAGAATCGAGATCTATGGTTACTCAGATTGTGGAGACAGTCAGGAGACTCGATTTGTCTGTTGGACAAGTTTCCAACTTCAGCTTCTCAGATAACAGCAGTGATATCTCAGATCTGAATAGCCAGCTTGCTACTTCTGTTGATTCTGCCATTAACAATATCCGAGAGCTACAAGAGCAACTAGAAATTGCTCATGCGGGTCATGATGCAATATTGAATTCATACAAAGAAGTAGATGAGAAGTATAATGATTTGCATAGGAATAATGAATTCATGGTAGGGATGCTACATGAATTGTACAATGATCTGAAGAAACTTGTGATTGATTCATGCGTTTTGGTGGGTGAGCCTGAAATGAATACGCAAGTTGAGAAGCTGGCTGATCCCTTAGACTACAGCAAGTATAAGATCTTCATTGAACAACTGGAGAATGTTTTGGGTGAAAGGCTCCAGCTCCAGTCTGTTAATGACCAGCTGAATTTAGAAATGATGAATAGGACAAGAGACGTTGTGGAAATGAGCAGAGAATGCCTTCATTCTAATGCCATTCAAAAGCTTATTGAACAGGTTGAGAATGTTGTAAAACTGGACGACTCTGAGACTGACTCAGATAGAACTCCTGGTTCCCACCTTGAATTGTTAGTTTGTTTGCTTGTCAAGAAATACAAAGACATTGATCAACAGGTGAGTAATCGTGGAGAGGATCTTGGATCTAAGATGATTGGGTTGACAGAAGTAGAGGAAAAGATACATCAGTTAGATGCCTTGAGACTTCAGCAGGAATTTGAAATCCTCACTCTGAAAGAAAGTTTGCGCCAGAAAGAAGAAGCCCTTCAGACTGCACATTCTGAGTTACTGAAAAAAGTAAGCGAAATTGAACAGTCAGAACAGCGGGTATCTTCTGTTAGGGAGAAGCTTAGCATTGCTGTGGCAAAGGGGAAAGGTTTGGTGGTGCAGCGTGACGGTCTTAAGCAGTCACTTGCAGAGACATCTGCTGAACTAGAGAGACTCTCACAGGAATTACAGGTAAAAGATGCCCAGCTTCAGGAGTTAGAAATAAAACTGAAGACTTACTCGGAGGCAGGTGAGCGTGTGGAAGCTTTGGAATCTGAACTTTCATACATTCGCAATTCAGCTACTGCATTAAGAGAATCATTTCTTCTCAAAGACTCTGTACTGCAGAGAATTGAAGAGATTTTAGAAGACTTAGACCTGCCTGAGCATTTCCATTCTAGAGATATCATTGAAAAGGTTGATTGGTTAGCAAGGTCCACCACTGATAATTCTTTGCCTGCCCCAGATTGGGAGCAGAAAAGTTCTGTTGTAGGCTCGTACTCTGATGCGGGTTTTGTCACTGTTGATACCTGGAAAGAAGATGCACAACCAACCTTATCTTCAGGGGATGACTGGAGAAGAAAATATGAGGACCTTGAGAGCAAGTTTTATGGGTTGGCAGAACAAAATGAAATGCTGGAACAGTCCTTGATGGAAAGAAACCACTTGGTGCAAAGATGGGAGGAACTTTTGGGCAGAATTGATATGCCTTCACAGATGCGGTCCATGGAACCCGAGGAAAAGATTGAATGGCTAGGTGGGGCACTTTCAGAGGCTAATCATGATAAAAATTCTTTGCAGAAGAAGATTGATGACcttcaaaattattttgggtCAGTAGCTGCTGATTTGGAAGAGTCTGAAAAGAGAATATCAAATCTTGAGTCAGACCTTCAATCAGTTGCCCTTGAGAGGGAGCACCTTTCTGAAAGATTGGATGCTTTGACATCTGATAATCATAACCTTGCAGCAAAGGCAACTCAATTTGAAGTTGAGAATGAAAAACTTCAGATTAAAGTTAGTGGTTTGAAGGAAGAATTGGATAAGAGGATTGAGGAAGAGGAGGAGAATCTTCTCAAGATGGAGGGTGAAATAAGGAGATTGCAGTACTTGGTTTGTGATGTGTTAGAGGATCCTGAAGCAAAAGATTTGGGTTCTGGTGGCAGTAGTACTGCATCCTTAGAAGGATTACTGAAGAAGCTTATAGAGAATTACACTAATCTCAAGTCTGTGAATCCTGAACCTGTGGATATTGAAATCAACCAGACCAAGCTATGTGATCCAACCCTTGATCAAGCTGAAAGCAGAGATGCTCTAACTGGCCAGGAGGATGTAGCTTCTTTGAAAAAAGAACTGGAGGAAGTGCAGCATGACTTGATGCAAGTGAAGGAGGAAAGAGATGAATACTTCGGAAAGCATCAATCTTTGCTTCATGAAGTTCAAGCACTTGAAAGGAAAGGGGAGGAGTTGCAAGGGCTACTTAATCAAGAAGAGCAGAAGTCAGCTTCTGTGAGAGAAAAGTTAAATGTTGCTGTTAGAAAAGGGAAATCTTTGGTGCAACAACGGGACGGTCTGAAGAAAACAATTGAAGAGATGAATGCTGAGCTGGGGCGCTTGAAATCTGAGCTTAGCAACCAGGAAAATGCTCTGGCTGATTATGAACTAAAGATGAGGGACTTCTCCACTTACCCCAAAAGAGTAGAAGCCTTAGAAGCTGACAATTTGTTCTTGAGGAATCATTTGACAGAAACCGAACGCATGTTGGAGGAGAAAAGACATACTTTAAATGGGATATTAAATGCAATAGCTGACATTGATGCTGGTGTTGAAATTGACACCTTTGATCCAGTGGAGAAGTTGGGACAAATTGGGAAAGTGTGCCATGATTTGCATGCATCTGTGTCATCTTCTAAACAAGAGTCGCAGAAGTCCAAGAGAGCTGCAGAGCTACTGCTTGCAGAGTTGAATGAAGTTCAAGAGAGAAATGATGGTCTTCAGGAAGATCTAGCCAAAATTTCGGTTGAGCTTACAGAAGTCATGAAGGATAGGGAGGTTGCAGAGGCTGCAAAACTTGAAGTTCTTTCACGGCTTGAAGAGTTATCTACAGTTCActctgaaggaaaaagaaaacagtatTCTGAATTAATGATGCTACAATCCTGTGTGAATGAAGTCACAAAGGGCTTCAATGATATTCAAAATCTACTTTGCAGTACTTTTATGAAGGACTTggaatttttgcaaaatttggaGGTTAACATTAAGTCGTGCTTGGAAGGGGATGATGCCCAAGATGTGGCTGGCTTGCCATACAGTATCTCCAGTGATTTAGAGGACAAG GTGAACTTTCAATCCACAGATACTTCATCAATTGCCAATATACAGGAACCTGTGGATGACAATGCTATAGTTGAAGTTTGCAGTTCAATCTGGCATCACCTGCAGGATTTGACAACTGAAATTACTGCACTCAAAGAAAAGTTCATTGGGTGCTCAAAATCATTACATGAACAAGGTTACAGTCTATGGAATTTAGTGGGAATCTTGCATGGAGAGAGAAATTCTCAGAAAGAATCTTTTGAAGCTATGAGGAGGAATATTATGCATTTAGAATCAATTGGGAAAGAGAAAGACATGGAGATGGTTGTCTTGAGAAGGAATGTTGGCTTGCTTTATGAAGCTTGTGCTAATTTGGTCTTGgaaattgaaaatggaaaagccGAGCTGTTAGGAAATAGTTCAACTACTGCAGATCTGGAATTAGCTGGAGCACTTGCACTTGGCGGACAAAACAGAGTTTTGTCTGAGGAACAAATCAAGACTATGGCTGATAAACTTTTATCAACAATGAAAGATTTTTTGAGCATGCAATATCAAATTGCTGAAGGAAGCCAAAGGGAGATGAAAATTACTGTAGAAAATTTACGGAAAGAGCTTCAGGAGAAGGACATCCAAAAAGATCAGATATGCGCGGAGCTTGTTGGTCAAACTAAGTTAGCTGAAGCTGCTGCCATGAATTACTCACGAGATCTTCAATTGTCAAGAACACTGGTGCATGATTTGGAAAAAGAACTGGAAGTGGTGAAGGAAGAAAATAAGTCATTGCAGCAGAGAGTAAAAGAACTGCAGGATGTGCAAGCCAACTCAGTGGAATTGCATGATAGAGTCAAATCACTGACAGATGTGTTATCATCCAAAGACCAAG AAATCGAGGCCCTTATGCAAGCACTTGATGAGGAGGAGGTCCAAATGGAAGAGTTGACAAAAAAGAACGAGGAACTAGAAAAAGTCCTGCAACAGAAGAACATAGATTTAGAGAACCTTGAGGCTTCTCAAGGGAAGGTTGTGAAAAAGCTTTCCATCACTGTGAGCAAGTTTGATGAGCTTCGTGATCTATCGCAAAGTCTTCTTACCAAGATTGAACAGCTTCAATCAGAACTACAAGATCGGGATGCTGAGATTTCCTTCTTAAGACAAGAGGTCACCAGATGCACCGATGATCTTCTTGCTGCATCACAAATGAGCTCTAAAAGAGAATCAAATGAGATACATGAGTTTTTGACTTGGTTTGAGGGAATTGTTTCTTGTGTTGGGTTACCCCATCTGCATTTTGATATGAAGGACATTCAGGTGCCTGAATACAAGGAAATAATACAGAAAAAGCTTAGCTCTATTACATCTGAACTTGAGGACCTACGTGTGGCTGCACAAAGTAGGGATGAATTGTTGCAAGCAGAACGGACTAAAGTGGAGGAGCTAACACGCATGGAGGAAACCCTCAAGAAGACTTTGCAAGAGAAAGAATCCCTATTAAATTTGCTTGAAGGTGCAGGAGATGTGGATCATGCAGCTAGTGCAAACTCTGAAATTGTGCAAGTTGAACCTGTG ATAAACAAGTGGGCTGTACCAGGGACCTCCACGGCTTCCCAAGTTCGTAGTTTGCGTAAAGTCAATAATGATCAAGTTGCTATTCATATAGATTCAGATGATGTTAGTAATACTAGGttagaagatgaagatgaagataaag TTCATGGTTTCAAATCACTTACCACATCAAGAATTGTTCCAAGGTTTACAAGACCAGTATCTGACATGATAGATGGCTTATG GGTTTCTTGTGATCGGGCACTCATGCGACAACCTGCCTTACGGCTTGCCATTATGATCTATTGGGCTATATTGCATTCACTGTTAGCAGCTTTTGTATTTTGA